The following are from one region of the Primulina eburnea isolate SZY01 chromosome 17, ASM2296580v1, whole genome shotgun sequence genome:
- the LOC140818412 gene encoding B-box zinc finger protein 20-like yields the protein MKIRCDECGKEAYAFCTADEAALCQNCDDRIHNANKIARKHPRFSLQHPLCKESPSCDVCQERKALLFCQEDRALLCKECDVPVHRANEHTKKHNRFLLTGVKISPAADSEHQATTSPVKLRSESDTKNSATMDTSFQSNSVSNNSEQTSNFYGYDNESSQLVGQQGSASTSSISEYFMEGLPGWHVEDLLDPSPFRFL from the exons ATGAAGATTCGATGCGATGAATGTGGGAAGGAAGCATATGCTTTCTGCACTGCGGATGAGGCAGCCCTTTGCCAAAACTGCGATGATCGAATCCATAACGCCAACAAAATCGCCCGCAAACATCCCCGTTTCTCCCTTCAACACCCTCTATGCAAAGAATCCCCGAGCTGCGACGTTTGCCAG GAAAGGAAGGCGTTACTGTTTTGCCAAGAAGACAGGGCTTTACTTTGCAAAGAGTGTGATGTTCCAGTACACAGAGCCAATGAACACACCAAGAAGCACAACAGGTTTCTTCTCACGGGAGTCAAGATTTCACCTGCCGCCGATTCCGAACATCAAGCTACCACATCCCCCGTCAAACTTAGATCAGAATCAGATACCAAGAATTCAGCAACCATGGACACAAGTTTCCAATCGAATTCGGTTTCAAATAATTCAGAACAAACGTCAAATTTTTACGGGTATGATAACGAATCGAGCCAGCTCGTTGGCCAGCAGGGTTCAGCTTCAACCAGCAGCATATCAGAGTATTTCATGGAGGGTTTACCTGGTTGGCATGTTGAGGATTTGCTTGATCCTTCACCATTTCGGTTTCTGTAA
- the LOC140818073 gene encoding LOW QUALITY PROTEIN: pentatricopeptide repeat-containing protein At2g41080-like (The sequence of the model RefSeq protein was modified relative to this genomic sequence to represent the inferred CDS: inserted 1 base in 1 codon), which translates to MLCSNSLLVAEICYIGHFRLAMTSVFDLLWSDSSLLSRLLKACVQYRSLFVTRQLHSIMITGGRSRFKFWSNHLMNAYTKLGMQKTAVDMFDTMPQRNIMSYNILLGGHILNGELGAAIEVFNKMGERNSATWNAIITGLIKFEDNEEGLRLFLKMHACGFLPDAYTLGSISRGCAGLKDLNRGKQAHGYAIRSGLEFDLIVGSSLANMYMRCGSLREGGNVIQLMPIHNVVACNILIAGMVQNGCPVGALDQYTIMKMAGFRPDKITFVSVISSCSEMVTLGQGQKIHAEVVKAGAMSVAGVISSLISMYSRCGCLDDAVTVFGEKEGVQEDLVLWSSMIAAYGFHGRGQEAIELFNRMELEGLQANDVTFLSLLYSCSHCGLTDKGLEFFDLMVKKYGLQPQVKHHTCIVDLLGRAGRLAEGEAFIRSMPVKPDVVIWKTLLSACKIHKNPDMAEIICKEILKIDPQDSASYVLLANTQAFAKRWLDVSEVWKTMRERMVKKEPGISLFEMKNRVHRFTTGDSXYLKELTGELKLLGYVPDTDVVLHDMDVEEKEYNLRHHSEKIALAYALMSTPDGIAIRIMKNLRVCDDWHVVIKYISIVKNREIVVRDASGVHHFKNGNCSCGDYW; encoded by the exons ATGCTATGCAGCAACTCTCTATT GGTAGCTGAAATATGCTACATAGGTCACTTCAGACTAGCAATGACCTCTGTCTTCGATCTTCTCTGGTCGGACTCATCTCTCTTGTCCCGCCTCCTCAAAGCATGCGTCCAATACCGCTCGCTTTTCGTAACACGACAGCTCCATTCCATCATGATTACTGGAGGGCGCTCGAGATTCAAGTTCTGGTCCAACCACCTGATGAATGCTTATACCAAACTTGGCATGCAAAAAACCGCTGTCGATATGTTCGACACAATGCCCCAAAGAAATATCATGTCCTATAACATCTTGCTTGGAGGACACATACTAAATGGCGAATTGGGTGCTGCAATTGAGGTTTTTAACAAAATGGGTGAGAGGAATTCAGCCACATGGAATGCGATTATTACAGGCTTGATCAAGTTTGAGGACAATGAGGAGGGGTTGAGATTGTTCTTGAAAATGCACGCTTGTGGGTTTCTACCTGATGCGTACACACTTGGGAGCATTTCGAGGGGATGTGCTGGACTGAAGGATTTGAATAGAGGAAAACAAGCTCATGGTTATGCGATTAGATCAGGGCTGgagtttgatttgattgttGGCAGTTCATTAGCAAATATGTATATGAGGTGTGGTAGTTTGAGAGAAGGCGGGAATGTGATTCAGTTAATGCCGATTCATAATGTTGTTGCTTGTAATATACTTATTGCTGGGATGGTGCAGAATGGGTGTCCTGTGGGTGCACTAGATCAATACACCATAATGAAAATGGCAGGATTTCGACCAGATAAGATCACCTTTGTAAGCGTGATTAGCTCGTGTTCTGAGATGGTCACTCTTGGTCAGGGCCAGAAGATTCACGCTGAGGTTGTAAAAGCCGGGGCGATGTCGGTTGCTGGGGTTATTAGTTCCCTCATTAGTATGTATTCGCGATGTGGCTGTTTGGATGATGCTGTTACCGTTTTTGGGGAGAAGGAAGGAGTTCAAGAAGATCTAGTTTTGTGGAGCTCAATGATTGCCGCTTATGGTTTTCATGGAAGAGGACAAGAGGCTATTGAGTTATTCAACAGGATGGAACTTGAAGGACTGCAAGCAAATGATGTCACATTCTTGAGTTTACTCTATTCCTGTAGTCATTGTGGATTAACAGATAAAGGACTTGAATTTTTCGATTTGATGGTGAAGAAGTATGGGCTGCAGCCTCAAGTTAAACATCATACCTGTATAGTTGATCTCCTAGGGAGAGCTGGCCGTTTGGCGGAAGGAGAAGCTTTTATTCGATCCATGCCTGTAAAGCCTGATGTTGTCATCTGGAAAACCTTGCTATCAGCTTGCAAAATTCATAAAAACCCAGACATGGCAGAAATAATATGcaaagaaattttgaaaattgatcCTCAAGATTCCGCGTCCTATGTGCTCCTTGCAAATACCCAAGCCTTTGCTAAAAGATGGCTGGATGTGTCAGAGGTTTGGAAAACCATGAGAGAGAGAATGGTCAAGAAAGAACCCGGGATAAGCTTGTTCGAAATGAAGAATCGGGTGCATCGTTTCACAACAGGTGATA TGTACTTGAAAGAACTAACAGGTGAACTCAAACTACTCGGATATGTACCTGACACAGACGTCGTTCTTCACGATATGGATGTGGAGGAAAAAGAATACAATTTGAGGCACCACAGTGAAAAAATAGCTCTAGCTTACGCACTAATGAGCACACCAGATGGCATTGCCATTAGGATAATGAAGAATTTACGGGTATGTGATGACTGGCATGTTGTTATAAAGTACATATCTATCGTCAAAAATCGAGAAATCGTAGTCCGGGACGCAAGCGGGGTTCACCATTTCAAGAATGGAAATTGCTCGTGTGGAGATTATTGGTAA